The Phyllopteryx taeniolatus isolate TA_2022b chromosome 9, UOR_Ptae_1.2, whole genome shotgun sequence genome contains a region encoding:
- the LOC133483151 gene encoding protein phosphatase 1 regulatory subunit 15B: MSACLRAGHLTLAETFSANWSPSADSSSSDLQLKSASLQCCWPFWENMFQNVSSEGRLPAGARSLASSAAVLSASPAGLVAQESSWLGLLSVLSRPALSFLSRYLPGLGGTSDRRPGGGEAPARDQGGDLLRRLDAAESTLAWRLGDRRLTQSAFDVPPPEPGQNPEASPSGSVVARDTRWGDPPSAGPSGAAVPGSADSGWARVLLCSPQRSKLTIERQSSVLFPGDPTGESAGANLDGGPRGVRNLRAGSRPPLTPDQDNGYYSLEEEHGLKGHKGHVGALCDTHEKPRDRAIRDGLSEKMADGRATEDAVPDETAADVTREEMTQAHATPAEPETTGHVTPDETAAAHATRDRPPDATVPPQCRNVSIAFIMGCPCSDDDDDDNSQSDADSVREDDGFDSSALSDLSSDLSSSDDADEETARLLASLSRRNDPYNPQNFSARLRTGHAPPALSPPASSPPPSGRDARADSDSGGEADEVESLLALASLTPRDRYSLLNFRAPLSTGKAPPRLPARHGLHGGFSQPLACAKKVRFSDVVEEFVIARSDDGGEAEDRRGPWEELARDRGRFLRRCREAELSLAYCLQPEHRRRAYRRVRADEAPSPPRKEL; encoded by the exons ATGAGCGCGTGTCTCCGTGCTGGACATTTGACACTCGCGGAAACTTTTAGTGCCAATTGGAGCCCGAGCGCGGACTCGAGCAGCTCCGACTTGCAGCTGAAATCGGCCAGTCTTCAGTGTTGTTGGCCATTTTGGGAAAACATGTTTCAAAATGTGAGTAGCGAGGGCCGGCTCCCGGCGGGCGCCCGGAGCTTGGCCTCCTCCGCGGCCGTCCTGAGCGCGTCCCCTGCCGGCCTCGTCGCTCAGGAAAGCTCGTGGCTCGGCCTGCTCTCCGTGCTGTCCAGGCCCGCCCTCTCCTTCCTCTCCAGATATCTTCCGGGCCTCGGCGGAACGTCCGACCGGCGGCCCGGCGGGGGGGAAGCGCCGGCCCGGGACCAGGGTGGTGATCTTCTGCGCCGGCTGGACGCCGCCGAGTCCACGTTGGCCTGGCGGCTCGGCGATCGCCGTCTGACCCAGTCGGCCTTCGACGTCCCCCCGCCGGAGCCCGGCCAGAACCCGGAGGCGTCTCCTTCCGGATCCGTCGTCGCTCGGGACACGCGGTGGGGAGACCCGCCGTCGGCAGGTCCGTCAGGCGCCGCCGTCCCCGGTTCTGCTGACTCGGGATGGGCGCGCGTGCTACTTTGTTCCCCGCAAAGGTCAAAGTTGACAATAGAGCGGCAGAGCAGTGTTTTGTTCCCCGGCGACCCCACGGGAGAAAGCGCCGGAGCGAACCTCGACGGAGGCCCGCGCGGCGTCCGGAACCTCCGGGCCGGCTCCCGCCCGCCGCTGACGCCCGACCAGGACAACGGCTACTACAGCCTGGAGGAGGAGCACGGCCTCAAAGGTCACAAGGGTCACGTCGGGGCGCTCTGCGACACGCACGAAAAGCCTCGGGACCGTGCGATACGGGACGGACTCTCTGAAAAGATGGCGGACGGTCGCGCGACAGAGGATGCGGTCCCTGACGAGACGGCGGCTGACGTGACGCGCGAGGAGATGACGCAAGCTCACGCGACGCCCGCGGAGCCGGAGACGACGGGCCACGTGACGCCCGACGAGACGGCGGCGGCCCACGCGACCCGGGACAGACCCCCCGACGCGACGGTGCCGCCGCAGTGCCGTAACGTCAGCATCGCCTTCATCATGGGCTGCCCGTgcagcgacgacgacgacgacgacaacagcCAATCGGACGCCGACTCCGTCCGCGAGGACGACGGCTTCGACAGTTCGGCCTTGTCGGACCTCTCGTCCGATTTGTCGTCGTCTGACGACGCAGACGAAGAGACGGCGCGTCTGTTGGCGTCGCTGAGTCGCCGCAACGACCCCTACAACCCTCAAAACTTCAGCGCCCGCCTACGCACGGGCCACGCGCCGCCCGCCCTCAGCCCCCCTGCCTCGTCCCCGCCCCCCTCGGGTCGGGACGCGAGGGCCGACTCCGACTCCGGCGGAGAGGCGGACGAGGTCGAAAGCCTCCTGGCGCTGGCGTCGTTGACCCCGCGCGACCGCTACAGTTTGCTCAACTTCCGGGCACCGCTCTCCACCGGAAAAGCGCCCCCGCGGTTGCCCGCCCGCCACGGACTGCACGGCGGCTTCTCGCAACCTTTGGCCTGTGCCAAAAag GTCCGTTTCAGCGAcgtggtggaggagtttgtgaTCGCGCGGAGCGACGACGGCGGCGAGGCGGAGGACCGCCGGGGGCCGTGGGAGGAGCTGGCCCGCGACCGCGGCCGCTTCCTGCGGCGCTGCCGGGAGGCGGAGCTCAGCCTGGCGTACTGCCTGCAGCCCGAACATCGGCGCCGGGCGTACCGACGCGTCCGCGCCGACGAGGCTCCGTCCCCTCCTCGAAAGGAACTCTGA
- the aldh4a1 gene encoding delta-1-pyrroline-5-carboxylate dehydrogenase, mitochondrial — translation MLRVTAAVRRHSWRGLKGSASRAGVSVRNEPVLRFERGSPERRRLLQALERVKSGTEEIPCVVGDEHVWTDDVRYQVSPFDHAHKVAKFCYADKDVIHKAIAASVAARREWDLKPVQDRAAILFKAADVIAGPKRGELLAKTMVGQGKTVIQAEIDAAAELIDFFRFNAKHAVELEAAQPLDAEGSVNTAVYRGLEGFVAAVAPFNFTAIGGNLAGTPAVMGNVVLWKPSDAAVSASYAVYRVLRECGLPPDVIQFLPADGPVFGDAVTSSEHLAGINFTGSVPTFKRLWKQVAQNLDVYKNFPRLAGECGGKNFHFVHKSADVRSVVNGTVRSAFEYAGQKCSACSRMYVPATLWPDVKGQLLAALRQIRVGDPVQDFGVFFSAVIDHKSFGRIKKYLDEAKCSPDLEIIAGGDCDDSKGYFVEPTVIAAADPRHPIMTEEIFGPVLSVFVYPDADYKEVLRLVDSTSPYALTGAIFALDEKVLDEASEILRNAAGNFYINDKSTGSVVAQQPFGGARASGTNDKPGGPHYVLRWTSPQVVKETHAPLTEWKYPYMA, via the exons ATGCTGCGCGTGACAGCGGCGGTCAGGCGCCACTCATGGCGGGG TTTGAAAGGTTCGGCGTCGCGTGCCGGCGTGTCGGTGAGGAACGAGCCCGTCCTGCGCTTCGAACGCGGAAGTCCCGAAAGACGACGACTGCTGCAG GCGCTGGAGCGGGTGAAGTCCGGCACGGAGGAGATTCCCTGCGTGGTCGGCGATGAACACGTCTGGACCGACGACGTCCGCTACCAAGTGTCC CCCTTCGATCACGCGCACAAAGTGGCCAAGTTCTGCTACGCCGACAAG gaCGTGATCCACAAAGCCATCGCGGCGTCGGTGGCGGCGCGGCGCGAGTGGGACCTGAAACCCGTCCAGGACCGAGCGGCGATCCTCTTCAAGGCGGCGGACGTGATCGCCGGACCCAAACGAGGCGAATTGCTGGCCAAGACCATGGTCGGACAG GGCAAAACGGTGATCCAGGCGGAGATCGACGCGGCGGCCGAGCTGATCGACTTCTTCCGCTTCAACGCCAAACACGCCGTCGAGCTGGAGGCGGCGCAACCGCTGGACGCCGAGGGCAGCGTCAACACCGCCGTCTACCGCGGCCTCGAG GGCTTCGTGGCCGCCGTGGCGCCTTTCAACTTTACCGCGATCGGCGGGAATTTGGCGGGAACGCCGGCCGTCATG GGCAACGTGGTCCTGTGGAAGCCGAGCGACGCGGCCGTGTCGGCGAGCTACGCCGTGTACCGCGTCCTGCGCGAGTGCGGCCTTCCTCCCGACGTCATCCAGTTCCTCCCGGCCGACGGTCCCGTCTTCGGAGACGCCGTCACGTCCTCGGAGCACCTGGCGGGAATCAACTTCACCGGCAGCGTCCC GACCTTCAAGCGCCTGTGGAAGCAGGTGGCCCAAAACTTGGACGTGTACAAGAACTTCCCCAGGCTGGCCGGAG AGTGCGGCGGCAAGAACTTCCATTTTGTCCACAAGTCGGCGGACGTGCGCAGCGTGGTGAACGGGACGGTGCGATCCGCCTTCGAGTACGCGGGCCAGAAGTGTTCGGCCTGCTCCAGGATGTACGTGCCCGCCACCTTGTGGCCCGACGTCAAAGGGCAGCTGCTCGCCGCGCTCCGACAAATCCGCGTGGGAGAT CCCGTGCAAGACTTTGGCGTCTTCTTCTCTGCCGTCATcgaccacaag TCGTTCGGTCGCATCAAGAAATATTTAGATGAGGCCAAGTGTTCGCCCGACCTGGAAATCATCGCCGGGGGCGACTGCGACGACTCCAAGGGTTACTTCGTGGAGCCCACCGTCATCGCCGCCGCAGACCCGCGACACCCCATCATGACCGAG GAGATCTTCGGTCCGGTTCTGTCGGTCTTCGTGTACCCGGACGCCGACTACAAGGAGGTTCTGCGCCTGGTGGACAGCACGTCTCCTTACGCGCTCACGGGCGCCATCTTCGCCCTGGACGA GAAGGTGCTGGACGAGGCGTCCGAAATCCTGAGGAACGCCGCGGGGAATTTTTACATCAACGACAAGTCCACGGGATCCGTCGTGGCGCAGCAGCCGTTCGGGGGCGCCAGAGCTTCAG GCACAAACGACAAACCGGGCGGCCCTCACTACGTCCTGCGCTGGACGTCCCCCCAGGTCGTCAAGGAAACGCACGCGCCGCTCACGGAGTGGAAGTACCCCTACATGGCCTGA